A genome region from Geminicoccus roseus DSM 18922 includes the following:
- the mnmE gene encoding tRNA uridine-5-carboxymethylaminomethyl(34) synthesis GTPase MnmE, with protein sequence MSSGTIWAWATPPGRSAVAVLRISGPGADAVLQALGVARLPAARRASLARLRDPADGQPIDQVLLLRFPGPGSFTGEDLVEIQHHGGVGVRRMLAAALGGLRGLRPAEPGEFTRRAFLNGKLDLAEVVGLGDLIDASTARAARSALLRLEGTLSRQVQAWCGQILDLRAGIEAELDFAADQADVAGGAVQRAVPVLHELADTLRDALRRAPAAERLRQGLVVTVVGAPNVGKSSLVNFLAGREVAIVTERPGTTRDPIEVELDLDGLPVTLIDTAGLRDTDDPVEREGIRRAREKAEGADLVLELVDASQNAPLLPPEPEERRLRVANKADLAEAPAGLLAISCRTGQGIDQLLAQITGRFGIGAAEELAAVPADARARAAAQEALVAIEAALAAVPLQEPVLLADELRRAAQALARITGLGDNPDEVLGRIFARFCIGK encoded by the coding sequence CTGAGCAGCGGCACGATCTGGGCCTGGGCGACCCCGCCCGGGCGCTCCGCGGTCGCGGTGCTGCGGATATCCGGCCCGGGCGCCGATGCGGTCCTGCAGGCCCTGGGCGTCGCCCGGCTGCCGGCCGCGCGCCGGGCCAGCCTGGCGCGGCTGCGCGATCCGGCCGACGGTCAACCGATCGACCAGGTCCTGCTGCTGCGCTTTCCAGGGCCTGGAAGCTTCACCGGCGAGGACCTGGTCGAGATCCAGCATCATGGCGGCGTAGGGGTACGGCGGATGCTGGCTGCCGCCCTGGGCGGCCTACGAGGGCTGCGGCCGGCGGAGCCGGGCGAGTTCACTCGGCGCGCCTTCCTGAACGGGAAGCTCGATCTGGCCGAAGTGGTCGGGCTGGGCGATCTGATCGACGCCAGCACGGCGAGGGCAGCGCGCAGCGCGCTGTTGCGCCTGGAAGGCACGCTCAGCCGGCAGGTCCAGGCCTGGTGCGGGCAGATCCTGGACCTGCGCGCCGGCATCGAGGCGGAGCTCGATTTCGCTGCCGACCAGGCGGACGTGGCGGGCGGTGCGGTGCAGAGGGCCGTGCCGGTTCTCCACGAGCTTGCCGACACCCTGCGGGATGCACTGCGGCGCGCGCCCGCGGCGGAGCGCCTGCGCCAGGGGCTGGTGGTGACGGTGGTCGGAGCGCCGAATGTCGGCAAGTCCAGCCTGGTCAATTTCCTGGCCGGGCGCGAGGTGGCGATCGTCACCGAGCGGCCGGGCACCACCCGCGATCCGATCGAGGTGGAACTGGACCTGGACGGGCTGCCGGTCACCCTGATCGATACGGCCGGACTACGCGACACCGACGACCCGGTGGAGCGGGAGGGCATCCGGCGGGCGCGCGAGAAGGCCGAGGGCGCCGATCTGGTGCTGGAGCTGGTCGATGCCAGCCAGAACGCGCCCCTGCTACCGCCAGAGCCCGAGGAACGCCGCCTGCGGGTGGCGAACAAGGCGGACCTGGCCGAGGCGCCGGCGGGCCTGCTGGCAATCTCCTGCCGGACCGGTCAGGGCATCGACCAACTGCTGGCGCAGATCACGGGCCGGTTCGGGATCGGGGCCGCGGAGGAGCTGGCGGCGGTGCCGGCGGATGCACGGGCGCGGGCGGCGGCGCAGGAGGCGCTGGTGGCGATCGAGGCGGCGCTGGCGGCGGTGCCGCTGCAGGAGCCGGTCCTGCTGGCCGACGAGCTGCGCCGCGCTGCCCAGGCCCTGGCGCGGATCACCGGGCTGGGCGACAATCCGGATGAGGTGCTCGGGCGGATCTTCGCCCGGTTCTGCATCGGCAAGTGA
- a CDS encoding DUF6489 family protein codes for MKVSIDIDCTPEEARHFLGLPDVAPMQKSLMDTLENRLSDAINATDTKQLMETWLPLSKGLEQWQTIWGQMMATAAGMKPPSPSKGDKS; via the coding sequence ATGAAAGTCAGCATTGATATCGATTGCACCCCGGAAGAGGCGCGGCACTTCCTGGGGCTGCCGGACGTGGCGCCGATGCAGAAGAGCTTGATGGACACGCTGGAGAACCGGCTGTCGGACGCGATCAACGCCACCGACACCAAGCAGTTGATGGAGACCTGGCTGCCGCTCTCCAAGGGCCTGGAGCAGTGGCAGACCATCTGGGGCCAGATGATGGCGACCGCTGCCGGCATGAAGCCGCCAAGCCCGTCCAAGGGCGACAAGAGCTGA
- a CDS encoding thioredoxin domain-containing protein — protein MANLLRDATSPYLLQHADNPVHWREWNEASLALARERDVPILLSVGYAACHWCHVMAHESFENEAIARLMNEHFVPIKVDREERPDLDQIYMHALHLLGEQGGWPLTMFLTPAGEPFWGGTYFPPEPRYGRPSFTQVLEQLSRIWREDRDRLLGNRDQLVTALAELGRPAEGEGVALSLVARTAKALAQRFDTIHGGLQGAPKFPQGPILDLLRRVALATGDQTIERRLLHTLARISQGGIYDHLGGGYARYSVDAFWLVPHFEKMLYDNAQLLGLLAELHLIEPDPLFHVRADETVEWLSREMMTEGAFAAALDADSEGEEGKFYCWDAAEVAQVLGPDFERFALAYGVTEAGNWEGRNVLNRLHQPGLLPPDEEEALAPLRAKLLEARELRPRPARDDKMLADWNGLMIQGLARAGVVFDEPDWLALAASAWQAAMARLGTPAGGVRHAWRAGRRLELGLLDDHAQMARAALALYEASAEPVWLERAIAILEAAEQDFADPAGGYRLTASGATDLLVRPKTAYDGPTPAALATFLECLAITHVLDGRPQWRERADRLVRSVAGEVNRQPAGHAAFLAAVMALEAPVQVALVGSPTTSLEPLRRVALTTALPHRTVQQVADGEGLPPHHPAHGKGMVDGRPTAYVCVAATCTPPITEAAGLAEALAAAALRVGAMGGN, from the coding sequence TTGGCCAACCTGCTACGCGATGCCACCAGCCCCTATCTCCTTCAGCACGCCGACAACCCGGTGCACTGGCGGGAGTGGAACGAAGCGAGCCTCGCCCTTGCACGCGAGCGCGACGTCCCGATCCTCCTGTCGGTGGGCTACGCCGCCTGCCACTGGTGCCATGTGATGGCCCATGAGAGCTTCGAGAACGAGGCGATCGCGCGGCTGATGAACGAGCATTTCGTGCCGATCAAGGTCGACCGCGAGGAGCGCCCGGACCTCGACCAGATCTACATGCATGCCCTGCATCTCCTGGGCGAGCAGGGCGGCTGGCCGCTCACCATGTTCCTGACCCCGGCCGGCGAACCGTTCTGGGGCGGCACCTATTTCCCGCCCGAGCCGCGCTATGGGCGGCCGTCCTTCACCCAGGTCCTGGAGCAGCTGTCCCGGATCTGGCGCGAGGACCGCGACCGGCTGCTGGGCAACCGCGACCAGCTGGTCACCGCGCTGGCGGAACTCGGCCGGCCGGCCGAGGGCGAGGGCGTGGCGCTGTCCCTGGTGGCCCGGACCGCCAAGGCCCTGGCCCAGCGGTTCGACACCATCCATGGCGGCCTGCAGGGCGCCCCGAAATTCCCGCAGGGGCCGATCCTCGACCTGCTGCGCCGGGTGGCGCTGGCCACCGGCGACCAGACCATCGAGCGCCGGCTGCTGCACACCCTGGCCCGCATCTCCCAGGGCGGGATCTACGACCATCTGGGCGGCGGCTATGCCCGCTACTCGGTGGATGCCTTCTGGCTGGTGCCGCATTTCGAGAAGATGCTCTACGACAATGCCCAGCTCCTGGGCCTGCTGGCCGAACTGCACCTGATCGAGCCGGACCCGCTGTTCCACGTGCGCGCTGACGAGACCGTGGAGTGGCTGAGCCGCGAGATGATGACCGAGGGAGCCTTCGCCGCGGCCCTGGACGCCGACAGCGAGGGCGAGGAAGGGAAGTTCTACTGCTGGGATGCCGCCGAGGTCGCGCAGGTCCTGGGGCCGGATTTCGAACGTTTTGCGCTGGCCTATGGCGTCACCGAGGCTGGCAACTGGGAAGGGCGCAACGTCCTCAACCGCCTGCACCAGCCGGGCCTCCTGCCGCCCGACGAGGAGGAGGCGCTGGCCCCCCTGCGCGCCAAGCTGCTGGAAGCGCGGGAACTGCGCCCGCGCCCGGCCCGCGACGACAAGATGCTGGCCGACTGGAACGGGCTGATGATCCAGGGCCTGGCGCGGGCCGGCGTGGTGTTCGACGAGCCGGACTGGCTGGCGCTGGCGGCCAGCGCCTGGCAGGCCGCCATGGCCAGGCTCGGCACGCCGGCAGGGGGCGTGCGCCATGCGTGGCGCGCCGGCCGCCGCCTGGAACTGGGCCTGCTGGACGACCATGCGCAGATGGCGCGGGCCGCCCTGGCCTTGTACGAGGCAAGCGCCGAGCCGGTCTGGCTGGAGCGGGCGATCGCCATCCTGGAGGCCGCGGAGCAGGACTTCGCCGATCCGGCCGGCGGCTACCGGCTGACCGCGAGCGGCGCCACCGACCTGCTGGTCCGGCCGAAGACCGCCTATGACGGTCCGACCCCGGCGGCGCTGGCGACCTTCCTGGAATGCCTGGCGATCACCCATGTCCTGGATGGCCGCCCGCAATGGCGGGAACGGGCCGACCGCCTGGTGCGCTCGGTGGCGGGCGAGGTGAACCGGCAGCCGGCCGGCCATGCCGCCTTCCTGGCTGCGGTCATGGCGCTGGAGGCGCCGGTCCAGGTCGCGCTGGTGGGCAGTCCAACGACCAGCCTGGAGCCGCTGCGCCGGGTGGCCCTGACCACGGCCCTGCCGCACCGCACCGTCCAGCAGGTCGCCGACGGCGAGGGCCTGCCGCCGCATCATCCGGCCCATGGCAAGGGCATGGTCGACGGGCGGCCCACCGCCTATGTCTGCGTCGCCGCCACCTGCACCCCGCCGATCACCGAGGCGGCCGGACTGGCCGAGGCCCTGGCCGCAGCCGCCTTGCGCGTCGGCGCGATGGGCGGCAACTGA
- a CDS encoding quinone oxidoreductase family protein → MATRILMRATGGPEVLKTDSYEPGRPGPGEVLVRHKAVGLNFIDCYFRSGLYPTPLPYTPGFEASGLVEAVGDGVTELKPGQRVAYGTGPAGAYCDLRVMPVATLVPIPETIDDDSACAMMLKGMTAQYLLRQTFKVQAGQTILIHAAAGGVGLLVCQWAKHLGATVIGTVSSEEKAALAKAHGCDHPIIYTRDDFVGAVKELTGGKGVDVVYDSVGKDTFLKSMDCLRKLGMLVTFGQSSGKIEPFDTALLAQKGSLFLTRPTLFTYVATRDELLACANDLIEVVGSGAVKVKVDQKYQLADAAQAHRDLESRKTTGCTLLVP, encoded by the coding sequence ATGGCGACCAGAATCCTGATGCGCGCGACCGGCGGGCCCGAGGTGCTCAAGACCGACAGCTACGAGCCAGGCCGGCCCGGCCCCGGCGAGGTGCTGGTCCGGCACAAGGCGGTCGGGCTGAACTTCATCGACTGCTACTTCCGCTCGGGCCTCTATCCCACGCCCCTGCCCTACACGCCGGGCTTCGAGGCATCCGGCCTGGTGGAAGCGGTCGGCGACGGCGTGACCGAGCTGAAGCCCGGCCAGCGGGTCGCCTACGGCACTGGCCCGGCCGGCGCCTATTGCGACCTGCGGGTGATGCCGGTCGCCACCCTGGTGCCGATCCCGGAGACCATCGACGACGATTCTGCCTGCGCCATGATGCTGAAAGGCATGACCGCGCAGTACCTGCTCCGGCAGACCTTCAAGGTGCAGGCCGGCCAGACCATCCTGATCCATGCCGCGGCCGGCGGCGTCGGCCTGCTGGTCTGTCAGTGGGCCAAGCATCTGGGCGCCACCGTGATCGGCACGGTCTCCTCGGAGGAGAAGGCGGCGCTTGCCAAGGCCCATGGCTGCGACCACCCGATCATCTACACCCGCGACGACTTCGTGGGCGCGGTCAAGGAGCTGACCGGCGGCAAGGGCGTCGACGTCGTCTACGACTCGGTCGGCAAGGACACGTTCCTGAAGTCCATGGACTGCCTGCGGAAGCTCGGGATGCTGGTCACCTTCGGCCAGTCCTCCGGCAAGATCGAGCCGTTCGACACCGCATTGCTGGCCCAGAAGGGCTCCCTGTTCCTGACCCGGCCGACCCTGTTCACCTATGTCGCCACCCGCGACGAGCTGCTGGCCTGCGCCAACGACCTGATCGAGGTTGTGGGAAGCGGTGCGGTGAAGGTCAAGGTCGACCAGAAATACCAGCTGGCCGATGCGGCCCAGGCCCATCGCGACCTGGAGAGCCGCAAGACCACCGGCTGCACCCTGCTGGTTCCCTGA
- a CDS encoding sulfite exporter TauE/SafE family protein: MDHTILYWALVMTGVTISALSKGGFGGGLGMVSVPLMSLVMAPAHAAAIMLPLLVLMDAIGVWAYRHHWSGRAVLALLPGALVGIVLGTLAFGWLSDDTVRIILGAISVLFALDWFLRPAARTGTGRKPGTVSGAILGTAAGFTSTIAHAGGPPANLYLVPLKLNKTVFVGTMTILFAGINLAKLPPYFAIGLFDATIVETILWMLPVAALAMVGGVWLHHRVSDRWFYPLCVGFVLLTGLKLLWDGVT; encoded by the coding sequence TTGGACCACACGATCCTCTACTGGGCGCTGGTGATGACCGGCGTGACCATCAGCGCGCTCAGCAAGGGCGGGTTCGGCGGCGGCCTCGGCATGGTGTCGGTGCCGCTGATGAGCCTGGTGATGGCGCCGGCCCATGCCGCGGCGATCATGCTCCCGCTCCTGGTCCTGATGGATGCCATCGGGGTCTGGGCCTACCGCCACCATTGGAGCGGGCGCGCGGTGCTGGCGCTGCTGCCGGGCGCCCTGGTCGGGATCGTGCTCGGCACCCTGGCGTTCGGCTGGCTGTCCGATGACACGGTGCGGATCATCCTGGGCGCGATCTCGGTGCTGTTCGCCCTGGACTGGTTCCTGCGCCCGGCCGCCCGGACCGGGACCGGCAGGAAGCCCGGCACCGTCTCGGGAGCGATCCTGGGCACTGCCGCCGGCTTCACCAGCACGATCGCCCATGCCGGCGGGCCGCCGGCCAACCTCTATCTGGTGCCGCTGAAGCTCAACAAGACCGTGTTCGTCGGCACGATGACCATCCTGTTCGCCGGCATCAACCTTGCCAAGCTGCCGCCCTATTTCGCGATCGGCCTGTTCGACGCCACGATCGTCGAGACGATCCTGTGGATGCTGCCGGTGGCGGCCCTGGCGATGGTGGGCGGGGTCTGGCTGCACCACCGGGTCAGCGACCGCTGGTTCTATCCGCTGTGCGTGGGCTTTGTGCTGCTGACCGGCCTGAAGCTGCTCTGGGACGGCGTCACCTGA